A DNA window from Rhizobium sp. NXC14 contains the following coding sequences:
- a CDS encoding ABC transporter permease: MLRYSLRRLLIGVGMLLALSVLIFAMLRLTPGDPIDAYIDPNIPMSSSDLAELRATLGLDQPLPVQYLGWLRQALTGNLGYSIKRPDQPVLGLVLSRVGPTVLLMGSAIAIAIVAGIATGIVGAVRRNSVADLSLSVFAVTGISSPPFLSALVGLYLFSVYFNWMPSGGMLTPGQEFSVADLLHHLILPATLLAAAQTALIMRYMRASMLEVLNQDYVRTARAKGVFEFWVITKHALRNALLPVITLIGSTIGLAIGGAIFIESVFNWPGMGLLMVDAVEGRDYPVIMGSTLVIGACVIVVNLLTDLAYAVVDPRIKVV, translated from the coding sequence ATGCTGAGATACAGTCTCCGGCGTCTGCTGATCGGAGTGGGCATGCTGCTTGCCTTGAGCGTGCTGATCTTCGCCATGCTGCGCCTCACGCCGGGCGATCCGATCGACGCCTATATCGATCCCAATATTCCGATGTCGTCGTCGGATCTGGCCGAGCTGCGCGCCACGCTCGGACTCGATCAGCCGCTGCCGGTGCAGTATCTTGGCTGGCTGCGGCAGGCGCTGACGGGAAATCTCGGCTATTCGATCAAGCGACCAGACCAGCCGGTGCTCGGCCTCGTGCTCTCGCGCGTCGGCCCGACAGTGCTCCTGATGGGATCGGCGATTGCGATCGCGATCGTTGCGGGCATCGCCACCGGCATTGTCGGTGCGGTTCGCCGCAATTCCGTCGCCGACCTGTCCCTTTCAGTCTTCGCAGTCACCGGTATTTCCAGTCCACCCTTCCTCAGCGCTCTTGTCGGCCTCTACCTCTTTTCGGTCTATTTTAACTGGATGCCATCAGGCGGCATGCTGACGCCCGGCCAGGAATTTTCTGTCGCCGACCTTCTCCATCACCTCATCCTGCCCGCGACATTGCTGGCCGCCGCGCAGACAGCCCTGATCATGCGCTACATGCGCGCTTCGATGCTGGAGGTCCTGAACCAGGACTATGTGCGCACCGCGCGCGCCAAGGGCGTCTTCGAATTCTGGGTCATCACCAAACACGCCTTGCGCAATGCGCTGCTTCCCGTCATCACGCTGATCGGCTCGACCATCGGCCTTGCGATTGGTGGCGCGATCTTCATCGAAAGCGTGTTCAACTGGCCGGGCATGGGCCTGCTCATGGTCGATGCCGTGGAGGGCCGCGATTACCCGGTCATCATGGGTTCGACGCTGGTGATCGGCGCCTGCGTGATCGTCGTCAATCTTCTGACCGACCTTGCCTATGCGGTGGTCGATCCGCGCATCAAGGTGGTCTGA
- a CDS encoding ABC transporter permease — translation MSGNIETKIEAKVTGFWDKLIRISMKEAGVAIALVLIVIFFSATAPYFATPENFLKIFVQIAINTVLASGMTFVILVGGIDLSVGSLLALCTVIGATIMIDPRFSPWQAIVLASLASMGTGALLGAINGWVCEKWKLPSFIVTLGMLNVASGLARVVSDNSTITGLPQPFVDFGNLIFWGIFPSIFLIAIVVVLVGWFVLRYTVFGRFVFAIGTNEEAVRLSGHEPKRYKIAVFTISGLTAGIAAMVYLLRLNVGSPVAGIGYELNAIAAVIIGGTSLSGGKGSIVGTLVGACILQVLSTGLQLLGADDNIKPIVIGAVIVLAVILDSYRGRLMRILETR, via the coding sequence GTGTCCGGCAACATTGAAACCAAGATCGAAGCGAAAGTGACAGGCTTCTGGGACAAGCTGATCCGGATCTCGATGAAAGAGGCAGGCGTTGCCATCGCCCTCGTCCTGATCGTCATCTTCTTCTCGGCGACGGCGCCCTATTTCGCGACGCCGGAGAATTTCCTGAAAATCTTCGTTCAGATTGCCATCAACACCGTGCTTGCTTCGGGCATGACCTTTGTCATCCTGGTCGGCGGCATCGACCTTTCGGTGGGCTCGCTGCTGGCCCTTTGCACGGTCATCGGCGCGACGATCATGATCGACCCCAGGTTCTCCCCCTGGCAGGCGATCGTGCTCGCTTCGCTCGCCTCGATGGGTACCGGCGCGCTCCTTGGCGCCATCAACGGCTGGGTCTGCGAAAAGTGGAAGCTGCCGTCCTTCATCGTCACGCTCGGCATGCTGAATGTCGCCAGCGGCCTGGCACGCGTCGTCAGCGACAACTCCACCATCACCGGCCTGCCGCAACCATTCGTCGATTTCGGAAATCTGATTTTCTGGGGCATCTTCCCGTCGATCTTTCTGATTGCGATCGTCGTCGTCCTCGTCGGCTGGTTCGTGCTGCGTTACACCGTGTTCGGACGTTTCGTCTTCGCAATCGGCACCAATGAAGAAGCTGTGCGGCTGTCGGGGCACGAGCCGAAACGATATAAGATCGCGGTGTTCACGATCTCGGGCCTGACCGCCGGCATCGCCGCCATGGTCTATCTGCTCCGCCTCAATGTCGGCAGTCCGGTTGCAGGCATCGGCTATGAATTGAACGCGATCGCTGCGGTCATCATCGGCGGAACCAGCCTCTCCGGCGGCAAGGGCTCGATTGTCGGAACGCTGGTCGGTGCCTGCATTCTGCAGGTGCTGTCGACGGGATTGCAACTGCTGGGCGCCGACGACAACATCAAGCCGATCGTCATCGGCGCCGTCATCGTGCTTGCCGTTATCCTGGACAGCTATCGCGGCCGGTTGATGCGGATACTGGAAACGCGGTGA
- a CDS encoding LacI family DNA-binding transcriptional regulator, with the protein MPKVGIRDVAKFAGVSTGTVSRVLNDHPAVTDELRARVRRIIDELGYMPDPSARSMRSKVSRLIGIVIPDLTNPFFSELVQSAEQAAASHGYNIIVMTSFDDAAKEADRIGQLTSRKVDGIILVPSNDFHRLKLPKGLPIVVVDRLMPGYSGIASDHRAGVRLGVEHLLQLGHRRIGFISGPRHSVPANDRLKGYLDAMGQPDDGGQIGSPLIAEAAFDYESGRSAGNYLLARARSERPTAIFASSDQQAIGCMRAAHDLGIPIPAALSIVGFDGIPLASMTTPRLTTVKQPIQKIAAAAVAVLLNKQPTPGIGHPILLACALSQGETTAPPQPD; encoded by the coding sequence ATGCCAAAGGTCGGAATTCGAGACGTTGCCAAATTTGCCGGCGTTTCCACCGGGACCGTCTCGCGAGTCCTGAATGACCACCCCGCCGTGACCGATGAGCTGAGGGCACGCGTCAGACGCATCATCGACGAGCTCGGCTATATGCCCGACCCGTCGGCGCGAAGCATGCGCAGCAAGGTCAGCCGCCTCATCGGCATCGTCATTCCGGATCTGACCAATCCCTTCTTTTCGGAACTCGTGCAGTCCGCCGAACAGGCTGCGGCAAGCCATGGCTACAACATCATCGTCATGACGTCTTTTGACGATGCGGCCAAGGAAGCAGACCGGATCGGGCAGCTGACAAGCCGGAAAGTCGACGGCATCATCCTCGTTCCCAGCAATGATTTCCATAGGCTCAAGCTGCCGAAGGGATTGCCGATCGTCGTCGTCGACCGTCTCATGCCCGGATATTCCGGCATCGCCTCGGACCACCGCGCGGGCGTACGTCTCGGCGTCGAGCATCTTTTGCAGCTTGGTCATCGCCGCATCGGCTTCATCTCGGGCCCCAGACATTCCGTGCCTGCCAACGATCGCCTCAAAGGTTACCTCGACGCCATGGGGCAGCCCGACGACGGCGGACAAATAGGGTCGCCGCTGATTGCCGAGGCGGCTTTCGATTATGAAAGCGGACGATCGGCGGGAAACTATCTGCTGGCACGCGCCCGCAGCGAACGGCCGACCGCGATCTTTGCAAGTTCGGATCAGCAGGCGATCGGCTGCATGAGAGCGGCACATGATCTGGGAATACCGATACCCGCAGCCCTTTCCATCGTCGGATTCGACGGCATCCCGCTCGCGAGCATGACCACGCCGCGGCTGACCACCGTCAAACAGCCGATTCAAAAGATCGCTGCTGCGGCAGTCGCGGTTCTTTTGAACAAGCAACCGACGCCCGGCATCGGACATCCCATCTTGCTCGCCTGCGCGCTTTCGCAGGGGGAAACGACCGCTCCACCGCAACCTGACTGA
- a CDS encoding right-handed parallel beta-helix repeat-containing protein, producing MPAILRKKVHGVSTRAEVIDGAEDIGLAYQVFSDTVVEDVVVKNSPRGFKFHNGSNLVVRRCETENVKGDGIYLTKTKNVLLENNRMGAAPGEGADCCQFAYQNSDDNISSDVVIRGNLFLQSPTSTSNKGALVCDKTRKYLVEYNFIGGKNFSFSSIGDDAVVRSNIMRDGRMNDYSFGYGIGDKADHAGHHVYDNWIENNNRGISLSGFSDQELAFRKDIDIHDNVINGCDIAFFANRSWSGSLRRNIFMRCGQDMVLSGKGKAAAGEIGGNYHNDGSFLNLVAPPLRFNSDGKASVASGEWTSEPDEIVIQWRDKGLDIPGANRPSITVEPGMELSCVLLARKGRNWMLAIAETAYDAFTPRAWEEKKLPWQKRYLSI from the coding sequence ATGCCCGCAATCCTGCGAAAGAAAGTTCACGGCGTATCCACGCGGGCTGAGGTCATCGACGGTGCAGAGGATATCGGCCTCGCCTATCAAGTGTTTTCCGATACGGTGGTCGAAGACGTCGTCGTCAAGAACTCACCTCGTGGCTTCAAGTTTCACAACGGCAGCAACCTCGTCGTCAGGCGCTGCGAAACCGAGAATGTCAAGGGCGACGGCATCTATCTGACGAAGACGAAGAACGTTCTTCTGGAAAACAACCGCATGGGGGCGGCGCCGGGCGAGGGCGCGGACTGCTGCCAGTTCGCCTATCAGAACAGCGACGACAATATCAGTTCAGATGTCGTGATCCGCGGCAACCTCTTCCTGCAGTCGCCGACGAGCACCTCGAACAAGGGCGCGCTGGTCTGCGACAAAACCCGGAAATATCTCGTCGAGTACAATTTCATCGGCGGCAAGAACTTCTCCTTTTCATCGATCGGCGACGATGCCGTGGTGCGCAGCAACATCATGCGCGACGGAAGGATGAACGACTATTCCTTCGGCTACGGCATCGGCGACAAGGCTGATCATGCCGGCCATCACGTCTATGACAATTGGATCGAGAACAACAATCGCGGCATTAGTCTGAGCGGCTTTTCCGACCAGGAGTTGGCCTTTCGCAAGGATATCGACATCCATGATAACGTCATCAACGGATGCGACATTGCCTTCTTCGCCAATCGTTCGTGGTCGGGGAGCCTCCGGCGCAACATATTCATGCGATGCGGGCAGGACATGGTTCTGTCGGGAAAGGGCAAAGCAGCCGCCGGAGAGATTGGCGGCAATTACCACAATGACGGCAGTTTCTTGAACCTTGTGGCGCCGCCGCTGCGTTTCAACTCCGACGGCAAGGCCTCCGTCGCCTCGGGGGAATGGACATCCGAGCCCGATGAGATCGTCATCCAGTGGCGTGACAAGGGACTGGATATCCCAGGCGCTAATCGGCCATCCATCACCGTCGAGCCCGGCATGGAATTGTCTTGCGTGCTGTTGGCCCGCAAGGGCCGCAACTGGATGCTGGCAATTGCCGAGACCGCCTATGACGCGTTCACGCCGCGCGCATGGGAGGAAAAGAAGCTGCCGTGGCAGAAGCGGTATCTCTCGATCTGA
- a CDS encoding FadR/GntR family transcriptional regulator, with protein sequence MPLKSMKPLTRAPLLHVSVQESLRAYISDNGLKPGTLLPAESDLANQLGVSRNSLREGIKALESLGVLESRRGVGIFVKAFSFEPLLDNLAYGLGGALRQIEEVIEIRRTLEVGLIGKTLEMIGDDDIAELRAAVERMRIHAERGQSFADEDQLFHTLLFRCQNNETLARLIDVFWLAFYKASDFVNLDNVDPVATWRDHAAIVDAIEAKDVAEAQKRLDRHYDGISRVIAANKKSANLGGAQ encoded by the coding sequence ATGCCGCTGAAATCCATGAAGCCGCTTACCCGTGCGCCTCTTCTTCACGTCTCCGTGCAGGAGAGCCTGCGCGCCTATATCAGCGACAACGGGCTCAAACCGGGCACGCTGCTTCCGGCTGAATCCGACTTGGCAAACCAGCTCGGCGTCAGCCGCAATTCCCTGCGCGAAGGCATCAAGGCGTTGGAATCGCTGGGTGTGCTGGAGTCGCGCCGGGGTGTCGGCATCTTCGTGAAGGCGTTCTCATTCGAGCCGCTGCTCGACAATCTCGCTTATGGCCTCGGCGGCGCGTTGCGACAGATCGAAGAAGTGATCGAGATCCGCCGCACTCTCGAAGTCGGGCTGATCGGCAAGACGCTTGAAATGATCGGCGACGACGATATCGCCGAATTGCGCGCCGCGGTGGAGCGCATGCGGATCCACGCGGAACGTGGGCAGTCCTTCGCCGACGAAGACCAGCTTTTTCATACCCTGCTCTTCCGCTGCCAGAACAACGAGACGCTTGCCCGGCTGATCGATGTGTTCTGGCTCGCCTTCTACAAGGCGTCCGATTTCGTCAACCTCGACAATGTCGACCCCGTCGCCACCTGGAGGGATCACGCGGCGATCGTCGACGCCATCGAAGCGAAGGACGTCGCGGAAGCGCAGAAGCGCCTGGACCGCCATTATGACGGCATTTCCCGGGTGATCGCAGCCAACAAGAAAAGTGCAAATCTGGGAGGAGCACAATGA
- a CDS encoding sugar ABC transporter ATP-binding protein, whose translation MHEVDVSDAADDHILKLEGIGKRFPGVVALRNVSMRIGRGKGHVLLGENGAGKSTLINLLGGVFRPDDGHISFDGKPYHPASPLEAFKAGIRVIHQELHPLSNLSVAENLLFEHLPRRYGLVDYKQMNRRAAELLAEVGLDVAPTTLASRLSVAQLQLLEIAKALCYESKLLVLDEPTATLTSKEVDRLFEILKRLKARGVTTLYISHRLEEIFEVGDDVTVLRDGQHVITRPLSGLAIPDIVELMVGRTLSDHGVFRSDSSVFGEALGVSGLKVTRNSPELSFSVAKGEIVGIAGLVGSGRTEAVRAIFGADVKAGGEIRIDGEPVAINAPKDAVAAGLCLATEDRKLQGLMLDMSCAENTTVTDLGKISRKGLISRRMENENAQRLVRELRIKTPSVHQLVRTFSGGNQQKVVIAKWLFRGPKVLIFDEPTRGIDVGAKAEIYELLWKFAAEGKGVLVVSSDLPELIGICHRIIVLSDGKIAGEIARDQFEESRILSLAYKEYSRVRQH comes from the coding sequence ATGCACGAGGTGGACGTGTCGGACGCAGCAGATGACCACATCCTGAAGCTGGAGGGGATCGGCAAGCGCTTCCCGGGCGTCGTCGCGCTCAGGAATGTTTCCATGCGGATTGGCCGCGGCAAGGGCCACGTCCTGCTCGGCGAGAATGGCGCAGGCAAGTCGACCCTGATCAACCTGCTGGGCGGTGTGTTCAGGCCGGACGATGGCCACATTTCGTTCGACGGCAAGCCCTATCATCCTGCCTCGCCGCTGGAGGCCTTCAAGGCCGGCATCCGCGTCATCCACCAGGAACTCCACCCCCTTTCCAATCTCAGCGTCGCTGAAAATCTGCTCTTCGAGCATCTGCCGCGTCGATACGGGCTGGTGGATTACAAGCAAATGAACCGTCGGGCGGCCGAACTGCTGGCGGAAGTCGGTCTCGATGTGGCGCCGACGACGCTCGCCAGTCGCCTCAGCGTCGCGCAGTTGCAACTGCTCGAGATCGCCAAGGCGCTCTGCTATGAAAGCAAGCTGCTCGTTCTCGACGAGCCGACGGCAACCTTGACGTCCAAGGAAGTCGATCGGCTATTCGAAATTCTGAAGCGGCTGAAGGCGCGCGGTGTGACGACGCTCTATATATCGCACAGGCTCGAGGAGATTTTCGAAGTCGGAGATGACGTCACGGTGCTGCGCGATGGCCAGCATGTGATCACGCGTCCCCTGTCCGGATTGGCCATCCCCGACATCGTTGAGCTGATGGTCGGGCGAACGCTCTCGGATCATGGCGTCTTTCGCAGTGACAGCTCGGTGTTCGGCGAGGCGCTCGGTGTCTCCGGTCTGAAAGTGACACGAAACAGCCCGGAATTGTCGTTTTCGGTGGCCAAGGGCGAAATCGTCGGCATTGCCGGCCTTGTCGGCAGCGGCCGGACGGAGGCGGTCCGCGCCATATTCGGCGCTGACGTCAAAGCCGGCGGCGAGATCCGCATCGACGGAGAGCCGGTTGCGATCAATGCGCCGAAAGATGCGGTTGCCGCCGGCCTGTGCCTGGCGACGGAAGACCGCAAGCTGCAGGGCCTGATGCTCGACATGAGCTGCGCGGAAAACACCACGGTCACCGACCTCGGCAAGATCTCCCGCAAGGGGCTGATCAGCCGCAGGATGGAGAACGAAAACGCGCAGCGTCTTGTGCGGGAGCTACGCATCAAAACGCCATCCGTCCATCAACTGGTCAGAACGTTTTCGGGCGGCAACCAGCAGAAGGTGGTCATTGCCAAATGGCTGTTCCGCGGTCCCAAGGTGCTGATTTTCGATGAGCCGACCCGCGGCATCGATGTCGGCGCCAAGGCTGAAATCTACGAGCTTCTCTGGAAGTTTGCCGCTGAAGGAAAGGGTGTTCTGGTCGTATCCTCGGATCTGCCGGAACTCATCGGCATCTGCCATCGCATCATCGTCCTGTCGGACGGCAAGATCGCCGGCGAAATCGCGCGGGATCAATTCGAAGAGAGTAGGATCCTCTCACTTGCTTACAAGGAGTACAGTCGTGTCCGGCAACATTGA
- a CDS encoding ABC transporter substrate-binding protein, whose protein sequence is MKRLQRLSSAIALTALMATTVAPAFTGPAQAATLSGGFDVGPGGFQGNFNPLAATGGFTWLSVYFEPLVAYDEKLEKVVGQLASSYEVSPDQLTYTFMLADAKWHDGKPFTAKDAKFTIELAKNAKTGSVLAARLNAVSSVEAKDDKTLVIKLSAPSASLMDTLTKVMMLPEHALSQIPADQLAKNTWWSTAPIGTGPFKFSKYVTDQYVELAANTDYRGGKPALEKIINRYFANPAAAIAALRAGEIQFTYVDSNDLKAFNDNKDFRVIEGNSFVVNYLGFNHDSPIWKDVRVRQAVMYAINRDAIIQSLYGGAAEPANCAYVADQVVPKGIETYAYDPEKAKQLLKEAGWDEINGNKPITLLTYYTTPLAANVMAAIQAMLAQVGINVTPRAVDTPTYNSIVLNPTPDIAQFQMVYAGLQNGPDPGSINVGLNEKQIPPAGPNVARVRMPVLTAALDAALGETDAAKRSARYQEVCKVMNKELPWGPLWVAKRYGVASARLKDFVWTPAPGGGPYQAHPEKWAIAE, encoded by the coding sequence ATGAAACGACTGCAAAGACTATCATCGGCCATCGCATTGACTGCTTTGATGGCGACGACCGTCGCCCCAGCCTTCACCGGCCCCGCGCAGGCGGCCACGCTGTCGGGCGGCTTCGATGTCGGGCCTGGTGGTTTCCAGGGCAATTTCAATCCGCTCGCCGCGACGGGCGGCTTCACATGGCTCAGCGTCTATTTCGAGCCGCTAGTGGCCTATGACGAGAAGCTCGAGAAGGTCGTCGGCCAGCTTGCTTCGTCCTACGAGGTCAGTCCCGACCAATTGACCTACACCTTCATGCTCGCCGATGCGAAATGGCACGACGGCAAGCCTTTCACGGCAAAGGACGCCAAGTTCACCATCGAGCTTGCCAAGAACGCCAAGACCGGCTCCGTCTTGGCGGCGCGGCTGAATGCCGTATCCTCGGTCGAGGCAAAGGACGACAAGACCCTGGTGATCAAGTTGTCGGCCCCGTCCGCAAGCCTGATGGACACGCTGACGAAGGTGATGATGCTGCCGGAGCACGCGCTTTCGCAGATCCCAGCCGATCAGCTCGCCAAGAATACGTGGTGGTCCACGGCGCCGATCGGCACCGGGCCGTTCAAGTTCAGCAAATATGTCACCGATCAATATGTCGAACTTGCCGCCAACACCGACTACCGGGGCGGCAAACCGGCGCTCGAAAAGATCATCAACCGCTATTTCGCCAATCCGGCAGCGGCGATCGCCGCATTGCGCGCCGGCGAGATCCAGTTCACCTATGTCGATTCCAACGATCTGAAGGCCTTCAACGACAATAAGGATTTCCGCGTCATCGAAGGCAACTCCTTCGTCGTCAACTATCTCGGTTTCAACCACGACTCACCCATCTGGAAGGATGTTCGGGTCCGTCAGGCGGTGATGTATGCGATCAATCGCGATGCGATCATCCAGAGCCTTTACGGCGGCGCCGCCGAACCGGCAAACTGCGCCTATGTCGCCGATCAGGTGGTGCCGAAAGGCATCGAGACCTATGCCTATGATCCGGAAAAGGCCAAACAGCTGCTGAAGGAAGCCGGCTGGGATGAGATCAACGGCAACAAGCCGATCACGCTTCTGACCTATTACACGACGCCGCTTGCCGCCAATGTCATGGCGGCGATCCAGGCGATGCTCGCCCAGGTCGGCATCAACGTCACGCCGCGCGCCGTCGACACCCCGACCTATAACAGCATCGTGCTCAACCCGACGCCTGACATCGCACAATTTCAGATGGTCTATGCCGGCCTGCAGAACGGCCCGGATCCGGGCAGCATCAATGTCGGCCTCAACGAAAAGCAGATCCCGCCGGCCGGCCCCAACGTCGCGCGTGTGCGCATGCCTGTGCTGACGGCCGCTCTCGACGCGGCACTTGGCGAGACGGATGCTGCAAAGCGCTCCGCCCGCTACCAGGAGGTCTGCAAGGTGATGAACAAGGAACTGCCATGGGGTCCGCTGTGGGTGGCGAAACGCTATGGCGTCGCCTCCGCCAGGCTGAAGGACTTCGTCTGGACGCCTGCTCCCGGCGGCGGCCCTTATCAGGCGCATCCGGAGAAATGGGCGATCGCCGAATAG
- a CDS encoding sugar ABC transporter substrate-binding protein yields MSQYTKRDSVLMRAPRRAALKLGLAGTLVLALSCGVSPAFAAGKPKVGLIMKSLSNEFFKQMKAGADKYAAESKDKFDFKAVGMKDERDFAAQVDAVENFVTQKYDIIVVAPADSKAMATPLAKAVKSGVKVINIDVPLDADAKKAAGIDLAFFGPDNREGAKLAGDALAKDLGAGAKVVILEGNPEADNAKERKEGFMDSVKSGKLELLDSKTAHWETEEANTVMTNFLTKYKDIQGVMAANDSMALGVVKALDATGQAGKIKVVGFDNIPPVQPLIKDGKMLATVEQYGAQMAVMGIDYGMRELAGEKFTGWVKTDIKLVTSGDLK; encoded by the coding sequence ATGTCCCAATATACGAAGCGTGATTCCGTCCTGATGCGTGCGCCGCGCCGTGCGGCATTGAAGCTTGGACTTGCCGGCACCTTGGTGCTCGCACTGTCTTGCGGCGTGTCGCCCGCTTTTGCAGCCGGCAAGCCGAAGGTCGGCCTGATCATGAAGTCTCTGTCCAATGAGTTCTTCAAGCAGATGAAGGCCGGTGCCGACAAGTATGCGGCCGAGAGCAAGGACAAGTTCGACTTCAAGGCTGTCGGCATGAAGGACGAGCGCGATTTTGCCGCCCAGGTCGATGCCGTCGAAAACTTCGTGACGCAGAAATACGACATCATTGTCGTCGCCCCGGCCGATTCGAAGGCGATGGCCACGCCGCTTGCAAAGGCCGTGAAATCAGGGGTCAAGGTCATCAATATCGACGTGCCGCTCGATGCCGATGCCAAGAAGGCAGCCGGCATCGACCTGGCTTTCTTCGGCCCCGACAACCGCGAAGGCGCCAAGCTCGCCGGCGATGCTCTGGCCAAGGATCTGGGGGCGGGCGCGAAGGTCGTCATTCTCGAGGGCAATCCTGAGGCGGATAATGCCAAGGAACGCAAGGAAGGCTTCATGGACTCCGTCAAGTCGGGCAAGCTCGAGCTTCTCGACAGCAAGACCGCCCATTGGGAGACGGAAGAAGCCAACACCGTCATGACGAATTTCCTGACGAAGTATAAGGATATTCAGGGTGTCATGGCGGCCAACGACTCCATGGCGCTTGGCGTCGTCAAGGCCCTTGATGCAACCGGCCAGGCCGGCAAGATCAAGGTCGTCGGCTTCGACAACATCCCGCCGGTGCAGCCGCTGATCAAGGACGGCAAGATGCTTGCCACCGTCGAGCAATATGGCGCGCAGATGGCGGTCATGGGCATCGACTACGGTATGCGTGAACTTGCCGGCGAAAAATTCACCGGCTGGGTCAAGACCGACATCAAGCTCGTTACGTCAGGCGACCTTAAATAA
- a CDS encoding Ku protein, translating to MARQTFWKGYLKLSLVTASVSLTPATTESNKVRFHVLNRETKNRVESRYVDSVTHKPVADRDQVKGYPRGEDDYIILEDEEIEEVGLESTRTIDIESFVPRGSIDWIWYDKPHFLAPEDKVGVEAFCVIREAMKANDVVGIARLVLYRRERAVLLEPQGKGIVLWTLRYGDEVRKPSTEIDDKADIDSKLLTLMKRLVKEETKDWSPTMVQDPIQKQLKSMIRGKQKSLKKAAAAKKTAPVKSTGNVINIMDALKKSLTAEGGRKSR from the coding sequence ATGGCACGCCAGACATTCTGGAAAGGGTATCTCAAGCTCTCGCTCGTCACCGCCTCGGTCTCGCTGACGCCGGCGACAACCGAAAGCAACAAGGTGCGTTTTCACGTCCTCAATCGCGAGACAAAAAACCGTGTCGAAAGCCGTTATGTCGACAGCGTTACCCATAAACCGGTGGCTGACCGGGACCAGGTGAAGGGTTACCCGCGCGGCGAGGACGACTATATCATTCTTGAGGACGAGGAGATCGAGGAAGTCGGGCTCGAAAGCACTCGGACCATCGATATCGAGAGTTTCGTCCCGCGCGGCTCGATCGATTGGATCTGGTACGACAAGCCGCATTTTCTGGCGCCGGAGGACAAGGTCGGCGTGGAAGCCTTCTGCGTCATTCGCGAAGCGATGAAGGCAAACGACGTCGTCGGCATTGCCCGCCTGGTTCTCTATCGCCGCGAGCGTGCCGTGCTCCTGGAGCCGCAAGGCAAGGGCATCGTGCTCTGGACCCTGCGTTACGGCGATGAGGTGCGCAAACCCTCGACCGAAATCGACGACAAGGCGGACATCGACAGCAAGCTGCTGACGCTGATGAAGCGGCTGGTGAAGGAAGAGACGAAGGATTGGAGCCCGACCATGGTGCAGGACCCGATCCAGAAGCAGCTGAAATCGATGATCCGCGGCAAACAGAAGAGCCTGAAGAAGGCGGCGGCCGCCAAGAAAACCGCACCGGTGAAGTCGACCGGCAACGTCATCAACATCATGGATGCGCTGAAGAAGAGCCTGACGGCGGAAGGCGGGCGGAAGTCGCGTTAG